A region of Channa argus isolate prfri chromosome 8, Channa argus male v1.0, whole genome shotgun sequence DNA encodes the following proteins:
- the dynlt2b gene encoding dynein light chain Tctex-type protein 2B isoform X2 has product MEGSDTYLIRPNYQNKFKPTIVKECIREIVREKLSGVRYNAEEVANLSHSLAECIKDKVKNAGFDRYKLVVQVVIGEQRGQGVKCLWDADTDNYAEDVFMNDSLFCAVAVFGAYYY; this is encoded by the exons ATGGAGGGTTCCGACACTTACCTTATACGACCTAATTATCAGAACAA GTTTAAGCCAACCATTGTGAAGGAGTGTATTCGTGAAATTGTGAGGGAGAAACTGTCGGGGGTTCGTTACAACGCAGAGGAAGTGGCAAACCTGTCCCATTCACTGGCAGAATGCATTAAGGATAAAGTCAAAA ATGCAGGTTTTGATCGATATAAACTTGTTGTGCAGGTGGTCATTGGAGAACAACGAGGTCAAGGAGTCAA GTGTTTGTGGGATGCTGACACAGACAACTATGCTGAAGATGTTTTTATGAAT GACAGCTTGTTCTGTGCTGTGGCGGTTTTTGGAGCCTATTACTACTGA
- the dynlt2b gene encoding dynein light chain Tctex-type protein 2B isoform X3 produces the protein MHLCKEFKPTIVKECIREIVREKLSGVRYNAEEVANLSHSLAECIKDKVKNAGFDRYKLVVQVVIGEQRGQGVKMSSRCLWDADTDNYAEDVFMNDSLFCAVAVFGAYYY, from the exons ATGCACCTCTGCAAAGA GTTTAAGCCAACCATTGTGAAGGAGTGTATTCGTGAAATTGTGAGGGAGAAACTGTCGGGGGTTCGTTACAACGCAGAGGAAGTGGCAAACCTGTCCCATTCACTGGCAGAATGCATTAAGGATAAAGTCAAAA ATGCAGGTTTTGATCGATATAAACTTGTTGTGCAGGTGGTCATTGGAGAACAACGAGGTCAAGGAGTCAA gaTGTCTTCTAGGTGTTTGTGGGATGCTGACACAGACAACTATGCTGAAGATGTTTTTATGAAT GACAGCTTGTTCTGTGCTGTGGCGGTTTTTGGAGCCTATTACTACTGA
- the LOC137131839 gene encoding receptor-transporting protein 3-like: MAQSEWTRIFQIAASNNLRDPWHLEFDDNIDPNQPNVGWKQYIRNTSAWFQCTQCRRKWPSNRVMVLFHMNLMNGQGVVKVRPLRQNCKSCPAAPMEMPSVDPENLTILLDVLIEKIRIKCYHEDLGQSNKPFTSLDVKSPHEPSHCEACLKGICDNAANNGFKKNF; this comes from the exons ATGGCACAGTCAGAGTGGACACGTATCTTCCAGATTGCAGCCTCAAATAATCTTAGGGACCCCTGGCATCTGGAGTTTGATGACAACATTGATCCTAATCAGCCAAATGTTGGCTGGAAACAGTACATCAGGAACACAAGTGCATG gTTCCAGTGCACTCAGTGTAGAAGAAAATGGCCTTCCAATCGGGTGATGGTTCTCTTCCACATGAACCTGATGAATGGGCAGGGGGTTGTCAAGGTGAGGCCTTTACGCCAGAACTGCAAAAGCTGTCCTGCAGCTCCAATGGAAATGCCCAGTGTTGACCCTGAAAACCTCACCATCCTTCTGGACGTTCTGATAGAGAAGATCAGAATAAAGTGCTACCATGAAGACTTAGGGCAGAGTAACAAGCCTTTCACAAGCCTTGATGTGAAAAGTCCACATGAGCCATCTCATTGTGAGGCCTGTCTTAAAGGCATCTGTGACAACGCAGCCAACAATGGTTTTAAgaaaaatttttaa
- the LOC137131840 gene encoding receptor-transporting protein 3-like: MAQSEWTRIFQIAASNNLRDPWHLEFDDNIDPNQPNVGWKQYIRNTSAWFQCTQCRRKWPSNRVMVLFHMNLMNGQGVVKVRPVRQNCKSCPAAPMEMPSVDPENLTILLDVLIEKIRIKCYHEDLGQSNKPFTSLDVKSPHEPSHCEACLKGICDNTANNGFKKNF; encoded by the exons ATGGCACAGTCAGAGTGGACACGTATCTTCCAGATTGCAGCCTCAAATAATCTTAGGGACCCCTGGCATCTGGAGTTTGATGACAACATTGATCCTAATCAGCCAAATGTTGGCTGGAAACAGTACATCAGGAACACAAGTGCATG gTTCCAGTGCACTCAGTGTAGAAGAAAATGGCCTTCCAATCGGGTGATGGTTCTCTTCCACATGAACCTGATGAATGGGCAGGGGGTTGTCAAGGTGAGGCCTGTACGCCAGAACTGCAAAAGCTGTCCTGCAGCTCCAATGGAAATGCCCAGTGTTGACCCTGAAAACCTCACCATCCTTCTGGACGTTCTGATAGAGAAGATCAGAATAAAGTGCTACCATGAAGACTTAGGGCAGAGTAACAAGCCTTTCACAAGCCTTGATGTGAAAAGTCCACATGAGCCATCTCATTGTGAGGCCTGTCTTAAAGGCATCTGTGACAACACAGCCAACAATGGTTTTAAgaaaaatttttaa
- the dynlt2b gene encoding dynein light chain Tctex-type protein 2B isoform X1 translates to MEGSDTYLIRPNYQNKFKPTIVKECIREIVREKLSGVRYNAEEVANLSHSLAECIKDKVKNAGFDRYKLVVQVVIGEQRGQGVKMSSRCLWDADTDNYAEDVFMNDSLFCAVAVFGAYYY, encoded by the exons ATGGAGGGTTCCGACACTTACCTTATACGACCTAATTATCAGAACAA GTTTAAGCCAACCATTGTGAAGGAGTGTATTCGTGAAATTGTGAGGGAGAAACTGTCGGGGGTTCGTTACAACGCAGAGGAAGTGGCAAACCTGTCCCATTCACTGGCAGAATGCATTAAGGATAAAGTCAAAA ATGCAGGTTTTGATCGATATAAACTTGTTGTGCAGGTGGTCATTGGAGAACAACGAGGTCAAGGAGTCAA gaTGTCTTCTAGGTGTTTGTGGGATGCTGACACAGACAACTATGCTGAAGATGTTTTTATGAAT GACAGCTTGTTCTGTGCTGTGGCGGTTTTTGGAGCCTATTACTACTGA